cggcgccggcggtgctgaggtccatgtccatgtccgggtccgggtccaggtccaggtccatGGGCacgggggaggcggaggcggaggcggaggcggaggcagaggagacgccgccgcgataTCACTTTGTGGGCGCGTGCTATGTCCACGGGCTGATGCATGGCGAGGTGGCTGCCAGTGGGCGGGGGCAGCCTGAACTGTTGGACGTGGACCTGGTGTAAAGTTGGACAGCAGCCTCAACCTCTGAGGAGTTGGACCGTCGTTGCGAGATGGATGTATCGGCATTGACAGACACCAGCGAGTCAGGTCCATTACCATGCGGGCCCCTCGAAGCGAAGCCGACgatcgcagccgccgcttccATGGTGCTGTCAATGTCAGCTGACCATCCCTTTCTTCCTGCACCGAGGTCGTTGGGCCCTCATTCAGGGCCGAGGCTCATGAATAATCGAAGTGGGCTCCATGCACGTCAATACCTGGCATACCTCTTGACCGTCAGGCCGCTCGCGTCGCGACTGGTAGTAGGCCCACCAATCGCTATATCATCAGTGGAGGCACACCGCGGGGGACGCGGAGATTGGGGGACGGACTCTACAATACTATACTTCGTATAAGCCTGAGGGAATAACAAGCCCGCGCCCGAAACGGCTATACTGGCCTATGCCCTTGATGGTACTGATGTGGAGTCTGGTTGTTCCATCCCAAAGCACCGGTTCCCAAAACCAACTCCGTTCGCCATTCCTTCTTCAATTCTTTCGTCCCAAGCAAAAAGAGTTCAGCTGAAAGACGCGAAAAGCTCTTCGGCAGCAGCAATGCCATCAGACACTGCTGATCCGGCCGAGTCGGGGATACTGTTCGTCCTCTccgacatcgtcgacacGGCGACACTCTCACCCGACGTATACTCCGAGTGGTATGATATGATTCATATTCCGGAGGTACTCAACACAGGAGGCGTtgccagcgcggcgagatATATGCTGTCGGATGGCGCAGGCGATGATCAGTATCCCTATTTGGCCCTCTACGTCATACCGGACATGAAATACCTCAACAGCGAGCCATTCAAGTCAATACGCGTTCATCATGAGATGCTTCCTGGTCCTAGGCACAGTATCCTTGACCTTGCCAGGTTTGACTTTGGGCGGTACATTCGCGTGCAAGGTCTCCCAAGCCAGCCCCTCGCGCAGGCCGGTATGCCACCACGCCTTGTCTTTTGCGACCGTAAGAAAAAGATCGACATTTTGATGCTGAAGCTCGCAAAAGATTTAGGTACGGGAGCAGATCTAGTGACTCTCGTCTTCAAGTCGCCTCGGGAGGCCACGGCAGCCAACGGTTGGACCGTCGCCAACTACATACGGCCCGTCATCGACGCTGCCAAGATCTCGCACGTGCAATGTTTCGGCAAGCTGAGCGAGAGCGCAACCGGTTCGTGGTCTTTGGGGGATGATGCAGAAAGTGGGATGGTTGAGTACCTGATTCTATGCTACGTTGGAAAAGGGGTGGAAGAAGTCATTCGGCGCCACGCACCCAAGGATTCTAGAGTCTCTAGTTACCGCTTGCTCCGGTCGTTTAGCAGGGACTAGTATAGAGAATATGTTTCTGGTGTCTCGAGTTTAACCTTGGCCGTCTGCGTTTCTAGCCTGCTGCCACGATTCATGTTGCCGCCTGCATTACGTGCCCTAATCAATCATAGCTACATGTAAAACTGGCGATACTGTCCGTGGACACGGTGCCCTGGCAGGAGGGTGTATAGCGTACACTAGAAGAGACTTGTAAAGGAAGCGGTCGTTTCTACTTCCTACCCCATGAGCTGACATGAATGTGGAACAGCAAAAGCTGAGACAACGCGGCTTGATCAGTAACCTATATCAAGTCGGCCGAACCGcgagatggcgacgatgcaaCGCTGACAAACTCAGTTCGCGTCTCCGAAGCTACACGTCCGACCCGAGTCTCAAGGTAGCACTGGGTATGGACTTCGCGAGACGTCGCTCCAGCCGGGCGGCAAGCGTGCTTCTAGAAACGTACCTGGCTAGTAAATCAGGCACCTCGGTAGTCGCTCGCCCCGGATGCTTGCCTACCTAGCCCCGGCTGGTCGTGGCCTTGGTGTTGATCAGCACTCACTGGGATATAAAGGAAGCAGAAGGACCGGAGCTGCTTGCGCCACGACTTGCTCATCATCACAAGCCCAAACAACCATACGATACATCCAAACGACTACAATGACTGACCCAAAATCTCGAACGATTGCAGTGCTAGGCGCCACTGGTAACCAAGGGGGCGGGGTGGTGCGGGCTCTTCTCACCCGACACCCGGATCTCTTCACCATCCGTGCCATTACACGCGACCCGAATAGCCCTGCCGCGCAGCGCCTTCTTCACGAGCACGAGGGAAGCGGCAGGCTGACCTTGGTTCAAGGTGACGTATACGACGTGCAGAGCCTGCGCCTGGCGTTCAAGGAAGCCCATGGAGTTTTCGCCGTCACAAATCACCGCAGTCCAGAGGGGGCAATCAACAGCGAGGAAGACCTGCGACATGAAGTGCAATCCGGGCGCAACATAATTGACGCCGCAAAATACTGCAATGTGCAGCATTTCGTGATTAGCAGCTTGCCAAACATCAAAGAAGCAAGTCATGGCCAGTTCGGAAAAGTCTATCACTTTGACCACAAGGATGAAATTGAGGTCATGGCCCGCTCGCAGCTGCCTGCCGTAACGGCCTTGTTGCCCGGTATGTGTGCATGTGGCGCGCTCACGTATTGAAGGAAGAATCACGATCTGACGCGGGGGCTCCTAACAAAAGGCCTGTTTTATACGAATCATTTATGGGAGCAGTATACTCGAAGAGAAGGCAAGGAGACCGCGCTGTGAGCCCGATGGACATGTTGCGGAAGCTGACGGACGATAGATGATGGGACTGTCCGATTTTGCGCTGCCATCCCCGGCAATGTCCAGTCAGAATGGGTGGATCCTGGATACGACATTGGTGTCTACGCGAGCGGTGagcatgcatacatacagATGTGGCGGGTGGCCGGCTATTGATGTGACAACATGAGCCGTCGTGGCTAACGCAATTCACACAAGAGGTGTTCGCAAAGGGACCAGATCTAACGAGATCTAAGCGTTACCCTGTGCTTGGCCAAAAGATGGCTTTTGCCGACTTCGCCGACATCTTCACAAAGATGACATCTCAACTAGCATATTTCGATCCCATCTCGGTCGAGGAATGGGGTGACACTGTGACGACCCAAGTCGGCCCGGGATTCAACGAAGACATCAAAGAGATGATTGAATGGATTGCCGTGGCTCCAGTCGATAAGATTTGCTATGGCACAATGGATCCCTCTGAGGATTTGTCACGCGAagacctcggcctcgaggcgtcGACTTTTGAGGACTGGATGCGCAGGTCGCAATGGGAAGGGCCGCCCAAAGTGGTCCGTTAGTTGCGAAGTatagtacgaagtatatacTGTAGCGGTATGCAGCTTCAAGTCGTCAGAGAGGAAGACTGGATCCAGTATAGGACAGGACAATGCAGTCGTATTGAAGAATCAAGTCCGATTTCTGCAAACAATGCGCTTGTTTCTCCCACACAAGTCATCACATAAGAACACTATACTTGGAATTTATACACGGTACTACTTGTAGGTGCCGCAATCGCAATCACAGCGCAGGCACCCAGGtgggtacgaagtacctaagaaggtacctacagtatgGGTACTACCTTAGGCAGGCTGCGACTGCCAGCCCCTGGCAACCAACCCCCATGTACTTGGTACCAATCAGGAAATGCCGTAAAcaagcagcccagcccagcccagcccagcagcgcccaaGGAGGGCCAGGGCGCCACACGCTATTCGTACCCCtgcatcaccatcatcatcatcgccgccgccgccctgcgagTGCAACTTACGCTTCATCAACAACACCGCCATCATCCATTACCACCACATTGCTGTGCCTTCAAACTGTCGTCTGCATCGCGCTACCCCCGCCCGACACTTGCGCCCTGCAGGACACGCCGAGAGGACTGACGCTTCCGCT
The genomic region above belongs to Purpureocillium takamizusanense chromosome 5, complete sequence and contains:
- a CDS encoding uncharacterized protein (EggNog:ENOG503P671), translating into MPSDTADPAESGILFVLSDIVDTATLSPDVYSEWYDMIHIPEVLNTGGVASAARYMLSDGAGDDQYPYLALYVIPDMKYLNSEPFKSIRVHHEMLPGPRHSILDLARFDFGRYIRVQGLPSQPLAQAGTGADLVTLVFKSPREATAANGWTVANYIRPVIDAAKISHVQCFGKLSESATGSWSLGDDAESGMVEYLILCYVGKGVEEVIRRHAPKDSRVSSYRLLRSFSRD
- a CDS encoding uncharacterized protein (EggNog:ENOG503P3C2~COG:G~COG:M), with protein sequence MTDPKSRTIAVLGATGNQGGGVVRALLTRHPDLFTIRAITRDPNSPAAQRLLHEHEGSGRLTLVQGDVYDVQSLRLAFKEAHGVFAVTNHRSPEGAINSEEDLRHEVQSGRNIIDAAKYCNVQHFVISSLPNIKEASHGQFGKVYHFDHKDEIEVMARSQLPAVTALLPDDGTVRFCAAIPGNVQSEWVDPGYDIGVYASEVFAKGPDLTRSKRYPVLGQKMAFADFADIFTKMTSQLAYFDPISVEEWGDTVTTQVGPGFNEDIKEMIEWIAVAPVDKICYGTMDPSEDLSREDLGLEASTFEDWMRRSQWEGPPKVVR